ATCAATAGCATACTTGGCCATTGCTACTTGTCTTCTATATTAATATCAACTGGGAGACCTGGGTTGAGGGATGTCTCGGGTTGATCAGTCTTGGCTTCAACCATAAATACCATTTTCTGCCTCGCATCTGTACTGTAAATTACCGGAGGAGTATATTCCGCCTGCTTTGCTATATATATGATTTTAGCTTTGATTTTCTTTGGGCATCCATCACATGATACAGTAACATATTTCCCCTCAGCAATTTTAGGCAGTTGTTTTTGTGGTACAAAAAACCTAACTTTAACTTCGTTAGGAGGAAGCAGACTTACCACTGGTTTGCCAGCTTGAACAAACTCCCCTGGCAAAAAGAATGTGTTTTCAATATAGGCATCGTTAATAGCCAAAGGGGCTGAATCTTGCAATTTCTTTTCAGCAGAAACAAGGCTTTGATTTGCGGCATCTAGTTTTGCTTTAGCAGCGTTATAATTAGCTTGTTGTTTATCAAAATCAGCTTGACTTATGGTTTTAGATTTTAAAAGCTCTTGAGATCTTTGATACGTTTTGGTGCTCTCATCAAATACAGCTTCCAACTGACGTATGTCAGCCTTAGCATTCTCTATTGCAGCTTTAAGCTCAACATCATCCAAAGCAAAAAGCTTATCTCCTGTTTTAACAACGTCTCCTCGATGAACATATAGATTTTTTAGAGTCCCCGAAGTTGTGGGAGTGATATATTGATATTCCCCCTCGACGTAGCCATGCAAACTTACCTTGTTTTGGTTACAGCTTGTGAGCAGTAACAATAAAAAATAAAAGTGATAACGCATTTTTTGATTTATATTTTAATAAAAATTTTAATCAAGCATCAAGTCTTAAAAATCATTATTTTTGACCATTATTTAGGAAAAATTGAGTAAAAAACCGGATAATAAATAACCACCCAAAAGCAAAGGAAAAAATTAATCTTTAATATGATTAAATATAGTTTTTTTAATATTAAAGCTTTACAATATATATTATATCTTATTTATTTTATATTTAGTAAAGCTAATATTTTCTAACTTTAAGATAAATATATCTTGATTTTTATAATCAATAGTATATAGTATTGAGTTATTAACAACTAAAAGATGAAAAAAATGTTAAGAGTTATACAAAATTATCCTACAGTAGCAATAGAAGATTCGGATCAAGAAGAAAATATGGTAATAACAATAGAAGATCAAGAATATATCCGTGATTTTTTCAGCGCTTCACTTACTGGACACCCAGATATCATGAAGGAGATTATATCGATCTCAGATCTGGGCGCAAATATTGTTAATGCATCAGATAATAGGGGCACAAGCCCATTACACTGCGCTGCAACAAGAGGGCATGAAGATGTAATAGAGTTCCTACTCAGTCAGCCAAACATTAACATAAACCCTCGAGATGATCAAGGTCAAACCGCTTTACATTTAGCTGCGGAAAAAGGATATTTGAACGTAATCAAATTACTAATGAATGCTGGCGCTCAAGCTAGTATTCCAAATCATAAAGGAGAAACGCCTGTAGATTGGTTAAAATTTTGGGCTACAACAGAAAATAAACTTGATATCGTAAGTGAAACGTTAGATGCGATGGAGGATGCACTAATGGCTCAGAACAACTCTACGCACCATGATGATGCACTAATAGTAGGCCATAACAACTATACAAACTCTCATTATATTGGAGATTAAATACCCCCCCATAAGTGGGGGAATATTTAGGAATCACGCGAGCAATTCTGACGTCAAAAGTGCCCAACTAACTACTTTTATACTGCTTCAATACACATAGCTATTCCCATTCCACCACCTATACACAATGTCGCTAAACCCCTTTTCTTTCCTTGTCTTTTCAGCTCATGGATTAAAGTAACTAAAACTCTAGTGCCACTTGCTCCAATAGGATGACCTAAGGCAATAGCGCCACCATTGATGTTTACTTTTGCCGGATCTAAACCTAGCTCTTGCAAGACACATAAACTTTGGGCAGCAAATGCTTCATTAGACTCTATTACATCCAAATCATTTACACTCCACCCAGCTTTTTTAAGAGCAAGACGAGTAGCTGGTATTGGGCCTGTACCCATAATATCAGGATCAACCCCAGCTGAAGCAAAAGAAACAACTCGCACCAAAGGTTTTAGGTTATTAGATTTAACAAAATCATCCGAACCAAGAAGAACAAATGCAGCTCCGTCATTAATACCAGAGCTATTACCAGCTGTCACCGTACCATTTTCTATAAATGCAGGTCTTAGCTTTGCCAGAGATTCTAGCGTTGTATCAGGTCTTATAAACTCATCTTGGTCAACTATTACTGTTTGTTTTTTGACAGTTAAATTAATTGGTGTTATCTCATCCTTAAATCTACCATTTTTTGCTGCTGCCGCTGCTTTTACTTGGGATTCATATGCAAATCTATCTTGCTGCTCACGGGTTATATTAAATTTATTAGCAATATTTTCAGCTGTAATACCCATAGCCTTTCCTGAAAACACATCTGTTAAGCCGTCATAAGACATCGTATCTACGAAATTTACATTCCCCATTTTAGTTCCCTTACGAAGCATAGCAGTATGAGGAGCATTAGACATAGACTCAACGCCTCCAGCTAAAATTAACTGCCCATCGCCGTGCAAAATTGAGGTTGCACCAAGGGCAACTGATTTTAATCCTGATCCACATACTTTATTAATTGTATATGCAGGAATTTCAAAAGGATGTCTTTTTGAATCCTTGAGTGCTTTTATCGTAATTTGCCTTGCAGGATTTTGACCTAAACTGCTCGTAAGAACCTGTCCTATTATCACTTCATCTATTGGATAAGGAAATTGCGATACTAAATCGCTTGCTACTAAACTTCCTAACTCAACTGCGCTTAAAGAGCTGAGTGAGCCTAGTAAATTACCGATTGCAGAGCGCTTTGCCCCTAAAATATATACTTCTTTCATATAAAATGCCATTTTGATTAGTTTATGAGAAAAACTTATCTTAGTTCTTTTACCAAAATATAGTAAATTATATTAAATGCGATATTGATTTTTAAACTTGATACAAAATCACAACACATGCTCTTTTATTATATCCCATCTCACCTAAATTACCTTAGCGTTCTTAGTAAGTTTTTAGTAAACACCTATGGCAAAGGGATAGACCAGGTACAAATAATTTTCGCTCATCCCTTGCAATGTCAGTTTTTCCATAAAGAACTTATAGAAACTTTAAAACCATCTGGAGGCAACTTCTTTTTACCCCAAATTATACCCCTAAGCAGTCTTTGGGAGCGCTTTAGGGTTATTAAAGAAAATGATAAATTGTATGGAAGAGCAAAGTCTATTGAAGAAATTTTATGTCTATCTAAGAATTTAATGCCAGATTTACATGCTGCAGATAGGTTTGAAGTAGCAAATCAATTACACCAAGTACTAAAAGAATTAGCAAATAATAATGCTGATATTACATGTTTAGATGAACAGCTGCTAGCAGATAAAAGCATCCACCTTCAAGAGCAATTAAAACTCATAGGCGAGCAAAGTGTTAATCTAAAAAACTCTCTAGATAATAAGCTTCCAAGTTTTGATTTTGATAATAAAATTTACGTAAAATACCTTAAAGAATTAGTTCAATTAGGTCCTACAATATTAGTTGGACTTACGCGAGAATCTAAATTTTTTAACCAGTTTTTGCTAGACAATTTAGACAACGAAAACCTAACTTTTATCTTACCACCAATTTGTGATGCGAAAAATTTAGATCTATTTAATAATTCTAAAAAGCTCGTAGAATTTTTAAAGGTTAAAGATATAAAACCTATAGGTCAAGAAGAGAGTAATTTTTCGTTTAAAGACTTCTTAGGAGCAAATCCTCAAAGCAAAATTTCTCACATAAGCTTAGTAGAGGCAGAAAACGAAATTGAAGAGAGTAATTTGATATTTATTCTAATTAAAGATTTTTTAGACAAAAACCCAGGTAAATCCATAGCCTTAATGCTCAGTAACAGGCATATCATCAACTTTGTTATTAACAACCTTAAAAAATATCAGATTAGCTTTGCAGATTTTTTAGGTGAGAATTTTCTCGAAAATAAGCTTGTTCAATTCATTTTATCTTTAACGCATTATATCTTAGAGCCAACGAGCATAGATAAACTTTTAGCCTGCTTGAAACATCCATATATTTACTGCGAGTATAGCAATCGAGTCGAAAATATAATTAGAGAAAATGTTTTCATGAATAGTGCCTTTGATATTAGTAATCATATCGAAGATTTATGGCTTAAAACCTGGTGGGAAAATTTCTACAGCATTATCCAAAAATATCAAAACAAATTAAAAGATGAAGCTGAATTAAATGATTTCATTCGTATAAGCTTTCAATTATCCGAGGAGCTATACCCTGATATTTGGAAAATTTCTGGCATTGAGAAAATAGTAAATTTTTTCCGCGACCTACTTGAGGCAAACTTTAGCGTTATTAAAAAAGATGAATACTATAATTTTCTAAAAGCAATTTTAAAGAAAAATAGAATCATCACATCTCATCCATCCCCTCAGGTATCTATTTTATCACCTGATAACTCCTTATATCTCAACTTTGATCTTGTTATTTTAGGTGATATGAACGGAGATATAAAATGCGCCTCACAAAATTTAGATATGTGGATTGCAGGTGCTTTACGCCGTAGCTTAGATTTAACCAATCCTGAAGAAGAGTTTAAAGCAAAAATGCAAGACTTTTACTTACTACTGTGTAATAAGGAAGTAGTTTTAACGCGCGCAAAAAAAGTTAATAATTCTACTACAAGCTCATCAAAATTCTGGCAACAGCTAATGCACTTGGCAAAAAGTGATAAAATTCTTAATGTTGACAGCAAAAATGGATACCTAGATGTTCTAAGATATTATCTTTTTGATCGCACCCTACCCGTAAATAGTGAATTTCTCGTAGAAAACAGTTGTTTTCCTGAAAAAGTTTCTGTCACTAACTTAGAGTTACTTATTAAAAATCCTCATGGTTTTTATGCTAAAAATATCTTAAGGCTTTACCCTTATGATGAACTTAATAAGCAAGAGTTAAACGCAGAATTTGGTACGCTGCTGCATGCGATCATTTGCGCATATAATAAGTTACCTGAAATAGGAGATACTAAAGCATTTTTGCAATTGGCTGAATTAGAGATAAAAAAATTAGGGGCAGATGAGTTTATTATAAATCTCTGGTGGCCTAAAATTGCATCTATCGGTTCTGCATACGTAAATTTTGCTCGCACCAGAGGTGCAAAAAAGATTTACAGTGAAATTTATGGCCAAATGTATGTTGATATAGATGATAAAACCCAAAGAATTATAGCTATAGCAGATGAGATTGTAGTGAACGAAGATGGCAGCGTGCATATCATAGACTATAAAACTGGAACCCCTCCTACAAAAAAGGATGTATTAAGCGGTATAGCTCCGCAGCTAATTGTTGAAGGCTTGATACTTGCACGCGGGGGGTTTAAAGGATTGCCAAAAGTAAACCCATCGCAAATTAGCTTTATCAAGCTTTCTCACAACGATCCTCACTTACAAGAAATTTCAATGCAAGACATAGATTTTGATATTCATTATTCGGGTTTGCAAAACTTATTGAAGCACTATCTCTCCCAGCCTGTACGCTATTATGTTTTGCCTCACGATGACTACATCCCAAAATACGATCAATATAGACACTTAGGAAGAAAAAACTACTTCTTATATACATAAATTCTAGTTTTTAATTCTAAAAGTGCTACCATACCCTTAGAAAATTAAATGTAGCAATTTATGGAAAATAACTTTGATTTAGTCATTATAGGAGCAGGACCGGCAGGATACACAGGAGCTATAAGAGCCGCTCAACTTGGCATGAAGGTAGCATGCGTTGAAAAAGATTCAACACTTGGTGGAACTTGCTTAAATGTAGGCTGCATCCCGTCTAAAGCTCTCTTGCATTTTTCTGAAAAATATGAAGAAGCTCTCAAACATTTAGCAGGAATAGGAATAAATACTTCCTGCTCGTTGGATCTAGCTACGATGATCGCCAAGAAAGATAAAGTAGTCTCAGATTTAACAAGGGGTATCGAGATGCTTTTTAACAAAAATAAAATTCATCGAATCGGCGGTACTGCAAAAATTACATCACCCAATACTGTGCTTATAAATAATCAAACTGAAATTACTGCACACAATATTCTGATTGCAACGGGCTCAATCCCTTCCCCTCTTCCTAATATTACCTTAGATCATAAAAGAATAGTTTCATCAACAGGCGCACTGAGCCTCAAAGAAGTACCGCAAAAGCTAATTGTAATAGGAGCAGGATATATCGGGCTGGAGCTAGGCTCTGTATGGAGAAGGCTTGGCTCAGAAGTAGTGGTACTAGAGTATTCAAATAACTTTTTACCATTTATGGATAAAGAAGTAGCTACTACTCTCTATAGCTTACTACAAAAACAAGGTATGCAATTCCAAATGAGTACAAAAGTTTTATCAGCCCAGACTCAAAGAGATAAAGTACTTATTAAGGCACAAAAAGATAACACAGAATCAGAGCTAGATGCAGATATTGTGCTCGTTGCAGCTGGTAGGGTTCCGTACACTGCGGATCTCGGTCTTGAGGAATTAGGCATAGAAAAAGATAACAGGGGATTTATTAAGGTAGATAGTTTTTATAGAACAAAACACCCATCCATATATGCAGTAGGAGACGTGATCCCTGGTCCTATGCTTGCACATAAAGCGGAAGGTGAAAGCATCGATGCAGTCGAAATTATGAATGGTAAAAAACCATCTATAAATTATAACCTAATACCTAGTGTAATTTACACATCTCCAGAAGTTGCCAGCGTTGGTCTTACCGAAGAGCAGTTAAAGGCAGCATCAAAAGAGTATAAGGTAGGTAAATTTCCTTTCATAGCCAATAGTAAGGCTAAAGCTATTGTCTCAACTGAAGGCTTTGTGAAAATCCTTGCAGATAGCAAAACAGATCAGATTTTAGGCGCTCACATTATAGGACAAAACGCTAGCAATTTGATCAGTGAGCTGGCTGTTGCCATGGAATTTAAAGCATCCAGCCAAGACATAGCTCTAACAATGCATCCCCATCCAACTTTAAGTGAAGCAATATGCGAAGCTGCAAAGGCAGTAAATAAGGAGGCTATTAATATTTAGATCCTTCTAGTTCATTTATTATGTAATAAAGTTTTATAAAAGCCTCGTTCCTTGCTCGAAAAGAGGCCGGCACGTTTTCTTTTTTATCATCAGCAATATGACTTGCAAAAACGATACTTCTACTACCCTTTTGGATATATCCAACAAACCATCCCTGTTGTAGTTCGCTCTTATTACAATTATGATCAACTTGAACTCCACTGCCAGTTTTACCATACAACTTCCATCCTGCAGCAAGCTCAGTAACAAACATTATTCCCTTTGTCTGGATGTAACTTTTTTTGTTTACCGGCAGCTTTTGTTCAATAATATTTTGTAAAAAATCTAATTGTTGATGTGGAGAAATTTTAAGAGAACTTGAAATCCAAGAACGACTTAGCCCATTATTTAATCCCTTATCCCCAGATAAATTCATATTGCCATAGTTAAAGTCTCGGACATATTGTTGAAATTTCCTTGTGCCCAACTTGCTAGTTAATATTTGAGAATACCAAAGACAACTATCCCTCATCCAAGTCTTTGGAGTTTGATCTTGTTTACAAATATTATTAAAGCTAGCATATTCGTTTTTATATTCCCATAAAGGAGTATCTTGATCAACAAAAATTGACGAATTAAAGCCCATTAAACTCAAAGCAATCTTAAATGTAGATTCAGGAGGATATTGATTGCTGCAATCTCCTTCTTGATGAATCATTTTGTCTTTTTCCTTTGCTGTGAAGCAAATTTTTGCCGCAAATACTTCCGTTGCACATAAAGATATAAGCAGCGCTAAGAATTGTTTCATAATCTATTTTTATTAAAGTTAAGAAAATCACATGCCCCCTTCACGTATTATAAAATAAAATTCAATCAATTAGATAGTTGAGATATCTATAGAATTTAAAGCCGCTAGAGCAATATGTAGTTCTGACGATGCACCCTTCCAACTTTGAGGTAAGCAATGTGCTAAACTGCCAAAACAGCTACTTTTAATACTAAATACAGCCACTAAGCTTTGTGCTTTTAGTAATATTACATACAAAAAATCTAATTACCGATATGTACGTCTCTTAAGTTTGATTTATAACAAATTTATTATAAAGTATATAAAAACTTAATTATAAATATTTTATGCTTTCAAGATTGGCAAGACTTTTACATAATGGTGAAGAAGACATTACCTTATCATTAATAAAAACTATAAACCTTGATTATCCTTTAGTCAATATTGAAGCTTCATTGAATGAGAAAGAAGAAACAGCCTTACATTTGGCCGTAAAATACGGTCGCAAATTAGTAGTAAAGCTTTTAATCGAGATAAATGTAGAGCTGAATCGCAAAAATATAGAGGGACTTACACCTTTAAATCTGTCTTTAACTCGAGAAGTTGACAACCCTGAAATTGCCTGTTTACTGATAAAAGCTGGCGCCAATTTTCGTATAGCTTGTAATAAAGGCTATAGCCCAATAGACAGGGCTATCATATCTTTCTATCCCACTTCTAGCGATTCTTATTCCGCTGTTTTAGATAGTATTTTAGAAACTGGATGGAATATTAATAGTATTGATAAGCATGGGTATACAGCTTTGACAATAGCAGTAACAAATAACAATTTATATTCTACTAAATATCTACTAGATCATGGAGCTAACCCTCATCGTAGCATAGACAAACTCCACGTAGCTCCAGAATTACGTAGTAGCGCTTATGGTTACGCAAAACGTCTTGGAAGCAACGAAATGATTGAACTATTGGAAAAAAATGGCGCAATGAATTTACCAAACTCAAGCTTAGTACATCAATATGTCCGAGAAAACAAGATAGAAGAAATAAAGCAAATTATCATACAAGGTGATTACGATTTAAATAAAACGGATGGCTCAGGACTTACTCCTTTAAATCTTGCACTTAAAACGGGTATAAAAAATGAAAAGATGGCCTCTATATTACTTAAGGCAGGAGCAGATCCAAATATACCCGATACCTTGGGAACAACACCTTTAATTCGTGCAGCCGCACATGGATTTCATGATGTAGTGAAATTGCTTATAGAAAAAGGAGCTATCATTAATGCACAGGATAATTTTGGTAATGCTCCATTACAAACTGCGGCTCGTAATAAAGATTGTGCACCTAAAACATTTTCTCTGCTCATTCAACATGGCGCTAATCTAAACCTACAAAATAAAGAAAAAAACACCGCCTTACACTATGCTGCTATGTTAGATCGTGATGACGTTGTTAAGATATTAATGTCACATGGCGCCAATGCTCGCTTAATAAACAAAAACTTTTATACACCAGCTGAACTAGCTATATACTATAAGAATTTCAGCATAGCAGCTTTAATTAAGAGTTTTAATAAAAGTACTCAAGAGTATAAGGAGGATCAAACTCTTACACTTTCAAATACAAATAAATATTTGAAACACACTCTTGAAAAGCACAAAGCAAAAATACCATCACTCACTCCTACAATTGATTTAGATAGTACCGCTGGAGATAAACAATGTAGCTTTCAAGAAACCTTAGATACTAAAAATTTAGAGCTAAAAACTACTCATGATTTACAACCGCCCTTAACAGATGACGTAAAACCATCCGAATTAATAGGCGATACTTCCGAAACAAAATGAAATATTTATAACTGCAATTATAAAAACTTTAAGAATACTAAAAACACTAAGTATT
Above is a genomic segment from Candidatus Phycorickettsia trachydisci containing:
- a CDS encoding HlyD family secretion protein, encoding MRYHFYFLLLLLTSCNQNKVSLHGYVEGEYQYITPTTSGTLKNLYVHRGDVVKTGDKLFALDDVELKAAIENAKADIRQLEAVFDESTKTYQRSQELLKSKTISQADFDKQQANYNAAKAKLDAANQSLVSAEKKLQDSAPLAINDAYIENTFFLPGEFVQAGKPVVSLLPPNEVKVRFFVPQKQLPKIAEGKYVTVSCDGCPKKIKAKIIYIAKQAEYTPPVIYSTDARQKMVFMVEAKTDQPETSLNPGLPVDINIEDK
- a CDS encoding ankyrin repeat domain-containing protein → MLSRLARLLHNGEEDITLSLIKTINLDYPLVNIEASLNEKEETALHLAVKYGRKLVVKLLIEINVELNRKNIEGLTPLNLSLTREVDNPEIACLLIKAGANFRIACNKGYSPIDRAIISFYPTSSDSYSAVLDSILETGWNINSIDKHGYTALTIAVTNNNLYSTKYLLDHGANPHRSIDKLHVAPELRSSAYGYAKRLGSNEMIELLEKNGAMNLPNSSLVHQYVRENKIEEIKQIIIQGDYDLNKTDGSGLTPLNLALKTGIKNEKMASILLKAGADPNIPDTLGTTPLIRAAAHGFHDVVKLLIEKGAIINAQDNFGNAPLQTAARNKDCAPKTFSLLIQHGANLNLQNKEKNTALHYAAMLDRDDVVKILMSHGANARLINKNFYTPAELAIYYKNFSIAALIKSFNKSTQEYKEDQTLTLSNTNKYLKHTLEKHKAKIPSLTPTIDLDSTAGDKQCSFQETLDTKNLELKTTHDLQPPLTDDVKPSELIGDTSETK
- a CDS encoding PD-(D/E)XK nuclease family protein: MLFYYIPSHLNYLSVLSKFLVNTYGKGIDQVQIIFAHPLQCQFFHKELIETLKPSGGNFFLPQIIPLSSLWERFRVIKENDKLYGRAKSIEEILCLSKNLMPDLHAADRFEVANQLHQVLKELANNNADITCLDEQLLADKSIHLQEQLKLIGEQSVNLKNSLDNKLPSFDFDNKIYVKYLKELVQLGPTILVGLTRESKFFNQFLLDNLDNENLTFILPPICDAKNLDLFNNSKKLVEFLKVKDIKPIGQEESNFSFKDFLGANPQSKISHISLVEAENEIEESNLIFILIKDFLDKNPGKSIALMLSNRHIINFVINNLKKYQISFADFLGENFLENKLVQFILSLTHYILEPTSIDKLLACLKHPYIYCEYSNRVENIIRENVFMNSAFDISNHIEDLWLKTWWENFYSIIQKYQNKLKDEAELNDFIRISFQLSEELYPDIWKISGIEKIVNFFRDLLEANFSVIKKDEYYNFLKAILKKNRIITSHPSPQVSILSPDNSLYLNFDLVILGDMNGDIKCASQNLDMWIAGALRRSLDLTNPEEEFKAKMQDFYLLLCNKEVVLTRAKKVNNSTTSSSKFWQQLMHLAKSDKILNVDSKNGYLDVLRYYLFDRTLPVNSEFLVENSCFPEKVSVTNLELLIKNPHGFYAKNILRLYPYDELNKQELNAEFGTLLHAIICAYNKLPEIGDTKAFLQLAELEIKKLGADEFIINLWWPKIASIGSAYVNFARTRGAKKIYSEIYGQMYVDIDDKTQRIIAIADEIVVNEDGSVHIIDYKTGTPPTKKDVLSGIAPQLIVEGLILARGGFKGLPKVNPSQISFIKLSHNDPHLQEISMQDIDFDIHYSGLQNLLKHYLSQPVRYYVLPHDDYIPKYDQYRHLGRKNYFLYT
- a CDS encoding acetyl-CoA C-acetyltransferase, translated to MKEVYILGAKRSAIGNLLGSLSSLSAVELGSLVASDLVSQFPYPIDEVIIGQVLTSSLGQNPARQITIKALKDSKRHPFEIPAYTINKVCGSGLKSVALGATSILHGDGQLILAGGVESMSNAPHTAMLRKGTKMGNVNFVDTMSYDGLTDVFSGKAMGITAENIANKFNITREQQDRFAYESQVKAAAAAKNGRFKDEITPINLTVKKQTVIVDQDEFIRPDTTLESLAKLRPAFIENGTVTAGNSSGINDGAAFVLLGSDDFVKSNNLKPLVRVVSFASAGVDPDIMGTGPIPATRLALKKAGWSVNDLDVIESNEAFAAQSLCVLQELGLDPAKVNINGGAIALGHPIGASGTRVLVTLIHELKRQGKKRGLATLCIGGGMGIAMCIEAV
- the lpdA gene encoding dihydrolipoyl dehydrogenase, encoding MENNFDLVIIGAGPAGYTGAIRAAQLGMKVACVEKDSTLGGTCLNVGCIPSKALLHFSEKYEEALKHLAGIGINTSCSLDLATMIAKKDKVVSDLTRGIEMLFNKNKIHRIGGTAKITSPNTVLINNQTEITAHNILIATGSIPSPLPNITLDHKRIVSSTGALSLKEVPQKLIVIGAGYIGLELGSVWRRLGSEVVVLEYSNNFLPFMDKEVATTLYSLLQKQGMQFQMSTKVLSAQTQRDKVLIKAQKDNTESELDADIVLVAAGRVPYTADLGLEELGIEKDNRGFIKVDSFYRTKHPSIYAVGDVIPGPMLAHKAEGESIDAVEIMNGKKPSINYNLIPSVIYTSPEVASVGLTEEQLKAASKEYKVGKFPFIANSKAKAIVSTEGFVKILADSKTDQILGAHIIGQNASNLISELAVAMEFKASSQDIALTMHPHPTLSEAICEAAKAVNKEAINI
- a CDS encoding ankyrin repeat domain-containing protein yields the protein MLRVIQNYPTVAIEDSDQEENMVITIEDQEYIRDFFSASLTGHPDIMKEIISISDLGANIVNASDNRGTSPLHCAATRGHEDVIEFLLSQPNININPRDDQGQTALHLAAEKGYLNVIKLLMNAGAQASIPNHKGETPVDWLKFWATTENKLDIVSETLDAMEDALMAQNNSTHHDDALIVGHNNYTNSHYIGD
- the blaOXA gene encoding class D beta-lactamase, translated to MKQFLALLISLCATEVFAAKICFTAKEKDKMIHQEGDCSNQYPPESTFKIALSLMGFNSSIFVDQDTPLWEYKNEYASFNNICKQDQTPKTWMRDSCLWYSQILTSKLGTRKFQQYVRDFNYGNMNLSGDKGLNNGLSRSWISSSLKISPHQQLDFLQNIIEQKLPVNKKSYIQTKGIMFVTELAAGWKLYGKTGSGVQVDHNCNKSELQQGWFVGYIQKGSRSIVFASHIADDKKENVPASFRARNEAFIKLYYIINELEGSKY